A genomic window from Macaca mulatta isolate MMU2019108-1 chromosome 19, T2T-MMU8v2.0, whole genome shotgun sequence includes:
- the ADGRL1 gene encoding adhesion G protein-coupled receptor L1 isoform X9, whose translation MCSATCQTPSRSCHRGVTTAPSVWWSPARMPFLTPVLGPTSTWRCSTTVSPTGLGGWGGAPHLSDISAALVPPPEPGMVAVFVCPGTLQKVLEPTSTHESEHQSGAWCKDPLQAGDRIYVMPWIPYRTDTLTEYASWEDYVAARHTTTYRLPNRVDGTGFVVYDGAVFYNKERTRNIVKYDLRTRIKSGETVINTANYHDTSPYRWGGKTDIDLAVDENGLWVIYATEGNNGRLVVSQLNPYTLRFEGTWETGYDKRSASNAFMVCGVLYVLRSVYVDDDSEAAGNRVDYAFNTNANREEPVSLAFPNPYQFISSVDYNPRDNQLYVWNNYFVVRYSLEFGPPDPSAGEDDSLPGPATSPPLSTTTTARPTPLTSTASPAATTPLRRAPLTTHPVGAINQLGPDLPPATAPAPSTRRPPAPNLHVSPELFCEPREVRRVQWPATQQGMLVERPCPKGTRGIASFQCLPALGLWNPRGPDLSNCTSPWVNQVAQKIKSGENAANIASELARHTRGSIYAGDVSSSVKLMEQLLDILDAQLQALRPIERESAGKNYNKMHKRERTCKDYIKAVVETVDNLLRPEALESWKDMNATEQVHTATMLLDVLEEGAFLLADNVREPARFLAAKENVVLEVTVLNTEGQVQELVFPQEEYPRKNSIQLSAKTIKQNSRNGVVKVVFILYNNLGLFLSTENATVKLAGEAGPGGPGGASLVVNSQVIAASINKESSRVFLMDPVIFTVAHLEDKNHFNANCSFWNYSERSMLGYWSTQGCRLVESNKTHTTCACSHLTNFAVLMAHREIYQGRINELLLSVITWVGIVISLVCLAICISTFCFLRGLQTDRNTIHKNLCINLFLAELLFLVGIDKTQYEIACPIFAGLLHYFFLAAFSWLCLEGVHLYLLLVEVFESEYSRTKYYYLGGYCFPALVVGIAAAIDYRSYGTEKACWLRVDNYFIWSFIGPVSFVIVVNLVFLMVTLHKMIRSSSVLKPDSSRLDNIKSWALGAIALLFLLGLTWAFGLLFINKESVVMAYLFTTFNAFQGVFIFVFHCALQKKVHKEYSKCLRHSYCCIRSPPGGTHGSLKTSAMRSNTRYYTGTQSRIRRMWNDTVRKQTESSFMAGDINSTPTLNRGTMGNHLLTNPVLQPRGGTSPYNTLIAESVGFNPSSPPVFNSPGSYREPKHPLGGREACGMDTLPLNGNFNNSYSLRSGDFPPGDGGPEPPRGRNLADAAAFEKMIISELVHNNLRGSSSAAKGPPPPEPPVPPVPGGGGEEEAGGPGGADRAEIELLYKALEEPLLLPRAQSVLYQSDLDESESCTAEDGATSRPLSSPPGRDSLYASGANLRDSPSYPDSSPEGPSEALPPPPPAPPGPPEIYYTSRPPALVARNPLQGYYQVRRPSHEGYLAAPGLEGPGPDGDGQMQLVTSL comes from the exons GGATtgggggggtggggcggggccccCCACCTTTCTGACATCAGCGCTGCCTTGGTCCCTCCTCCCGAGCCGGGGATGGTCGCAG TCTTCGTGTGCCCAGGGACCCTGCAGAAGGTGCTGGAGCCCACCTCGACACACGAGTCGGAGCACCAGTCTGGCGCGTGGTGCAAGGACCCGCTGCAGGCAGGTGACCGCATCTACGTGATGCCCTGGATCCCCTACCGCACGGACACGCTGACCGAGTACGCCTCGTGGGAGGACTACGTGGCCGCCCGCCACACCACCACCTACCGCCTGCCCAACCGCGTGGATGGCACAGGCTTTGTGGTCTATGATGGTGCCGTCTTCTACAACAAGGAGCGCACGCGCAACATCGTCAAGTATGACCTGCGGACGCGCATCAAGAGCGGGGAGACGGTCATCAATACCGCCAACTACCACGACACCTCGCCCTACCGCTGGGGCGGCAAGACCGACATTGACCTGGCGGTGGACGAGAATGGGCTGTGGGTCATCTACGCCACCGAGGGCAACAACGGGCGGCTGGTGGTGAGCCAGCTGAACCCCTACACACTACGCTTCGAGGGCACGTGGGAGACGGGTTACGACAAGCGGTCGGCGTCCAACGCCTTCATGGTGTGCGGGGTCCTGTACGTGCTGCGTTCCGTGTACGTGGATGATGACAGCGAGGCGGCTGGCAACCGCGTGGACTATGCCTTCAACACCAATGCCAACCGCGAGGAGCCTGTCAGCCTCGCCTTCCCCAACCCCTACCAGTTCATCTCCTCCGTTGACTACAACCCTCGTGACAACCAGCTGTATGTCTGGAACAACTATTTCGTCGTGCGCTACAGCCTGGAGTTCGGGCCGCCCGACCCCAGTGCTGGTGAGGACGACTCACTTCCAG gcccagccacTTCCCCACCCCTCAGCACGACCACCACAGCCAGGCCCACGCCCCTCACCAGCACAGCCTCGCCCGCAGCCACCACCCCGCTCCGCCGGGCACCCCTCACCACGCACCCAGTGGGTGCCATCAACCAGCTGGGACCTGATCTGCCTCCAGCcacagccccagcccccagcacccGGCGGCCCCCAGCCCCGAATCTACACGTGTCCCCTGAGCTCTTCTGCGAGCCCCGAGAGGTGCGGCGGGTCCAGTGGCCGGCCACCCAGCAGGGCATGCTGGTGGAGAGACCCTGCCCCAAGGGGACTCGAG GAATTGCCTCCTTCCAGTGTCTACCAGCCTTGGGGCTCTGGAACCCCCGGGGCCCTGACCTCAGCAACTGCACCTCCCCCTGGGTCAACCAGGTGGCCCAGAAG ATTAAGAGTGGGGAGAACGCAGCCAACATCGCCAGCGAGCTGGCCCGACACACCCGGGGCTCCATCTACGCGGGGGACGTCTCCTCCTCTGTGAAGCTGATGGAGCAGCTGCTGGACATTCTGGACGCCCAGCTGCAGGCCCTGCGGCCCATCGAGCGCGAGTCAGCTGGAAAGAACTACAacaag ATGCACAAGCGGGAGAGAACTTGCAAGGATTATATCAAG GCCGTGGTGGAGACAGTGGACAATCTGCTCCGGCCAGAAGCTCTGGAGTCCTGGAAGGACATGAATGCCACGGAGCAGGTGCACACGGCCACCATGCTCCTGGACGTCCTGGAGGAGGGTGCCTTCCTGCTGGCCGACAACGTCAGGGAGCCTGCCCGCTTCCTGGCTGCCAAGGAGAACGTGG TCCTGGAAGTCACAGTCCTGAACACAGAGGGCCAGGTGCAGGAGCTGGTGTTCCCCCAGGAGGAGTACCCAAGAAAGAACTCCATCCAGCTGTCTGCCAAAACCATCAAGCAGAACAGCCGCAATG GGGTGGTCAAAGTTGTCTTCATCCTCTACAACAACCTGGGCCTCTTCCTGTCCACGGAGAATGCCACAGTCAAGCTGGCCGGCGAAGCAGGCCCGGGTGGCCCTGGGGGCGCCTCTCTAGTGGTGAACTCACAGGTCATCGCAGCATCCATCAACAAGGAGTCCAGCCGTGTCTTCCTCATGGACCCTGTCATCTTCACTGTGGCCCACCTGGAG GACAAGAACCACTTCAATGCCAACTGCTCCTTCTGGAACTACTCGGAGCGTTCCATGCTGGGCTACTGGTCGACCCAGGGCTGCCGCCTGGTGGAGTCCAACAAGACCCATACCACGTGTGCCTGCAGCCACCTCACCAACTTTGCCGTGCTCATGGCTCACCGCGAGATC TACCAGGGCCGCATCAACGAGCTGCTGCTGTCGGTCATCACCTGGGTGGGCATCGTGATCTCCCTGGTCTGCCTGGCCATCTGCATCTCCACCTTCTGCTTTCTGCGGGGGCTGCAGACTGACCGCAACACCATCCACAAGAACCTGTGCATCAACCTCTTCCTGGCTGAGCTGCTTTTCCTGGTCGGGATCGACAAGACTCAGTATGAG ATTGCCTGCCCCATCTTCGCCGGCCTGCTGCACTACTTCTTCCTGGCCGCCTTCTCCTGGCTGTGCCTGGAGGGCGTGCACCTCTACCTGCTGCTGGTGGAGGTGTTTGAGAGCGAGTATTCCCGCACCAAGTACTACTACCTGGGCGGCTACTGCTTCCCGGCTCTGGTGGTGGGCATCGCGGCTGCCATTGACTACCGCAGCTATGGCACCGAGAAGGC CTGCTGGCTCCGAGTGGACAATTACTTCATCTGGAGTTTCATCGGGCCCGTCTCCTTCGTTATCGTG GTCAACCTGGTGTTCCTCATGGTGACCCTGCACAAGATGATCCGAAGCTCATCTGTGCTCAAGCCTGACTCCAGCCGCCTGGACAACATTAA ATCCTGGGCTCTGGGGGCCATTGCGCTGCTGTTCCTGCTGGGCCTCACCTGGGCTTTCGGCCTCCTCTTCATCAACAAGGAGTCGGTGGTCATGGCCTATCTCTTCACCACCTTCAACGCCTTCCAGGGGGTCTTCATCTTCGTCTTTCACTGCGCCTTACAGAAGAAG GTGCACAAGGAGTACAGCAAGTGCCTGCGTCACTCCTACTGCTGCATCCGCTCCCCTCCCGGGGGCACTCACGGATCCCTCAAGACCTCAGCCATGCGAAGCAACACCCGCTATTACACAGGGACTCAG AGTCGAATTCGGAGGATGTGGAATGACACTGTGAGGAAACAGACGGAGTCCTCTTTCATGGCGGGTGACATCAACAGCACCCCAACCCTGAATCGAG GTACCATGGGGAACCACCTGCTGACCAACCCTGTGCTGCAGCCCCGTGGGGGCACCAGCCCCTACAACACCCTCATTGCCGAGTCGGTGGGCTTCAATCCCTCCTCGCCCCCGGTCTTCAACTCCCCAG GGAGCTACCGGGAACCCA AGCACCCCTTGGGAGGCCGGGAAGCCTGTGGCATGGACACCCTGCCCCTGAACGGCAACTTCAACAACAGTTACTCCTTGCGAAGTGGGGATTTCCCTCCCGGGGATGGGGGCCCCGAGCCGCCCCGAGGCCGGAACCTAGCTGATGCGGCGGCCTTCGAGAAGATGATCATCTCGGAGCTGGTGCACAACAACCTGCGGGGGAGCAGCAGCGCGGCCAAGGGCCCTCCACCGCCTGAGCCCCCCGTGCCACCTGTGCCAGGGGGCGGGGGCGAGGAAGAGGCAGGCGGGCCCGGGGGTGCTGACCGGGCTGAGATTGAACTTCTCTATAAGGCCCTGGAGGAGCCTCTGCTGCTGCCCCGGGCCCAGTCGGTGCTGTACCAGAGCGATCTGGACGAGTCGGAGAGCTGCACGGCCGAGGACGGCGCCACCAGCcggcccctctcctcccctccggGCCGGGACTCCCTCTATGCCAGCGGGGCCAACCTGCGGGACTCACCCTCCTACCCGGACAGCAGCCCTGAGGGGCCCAGTGaggccctgcccccaccccctcccgCACCCCCTGGTCCCCCCGAAATCTACTACACCTCGCGCCCGCCAGCCCTGGTGGCCCGGAATCCCCTGCAGGGCTACTACCAGGTGCGGCGTCCTAGCCACGAGGGCTACCTGGCAGCCCCAGGCCTTGAGGGGCCAGGGCCCGATGGGGACGGGCAGATGCAGCTGGTCACCAGTCTCTGA
- the ADGRL1 gene encoding adhesion G protein-coupled receptor L1 isoform X7 encodes MNPSRPQSSLCVSFPIPCLSSEGVTTAPSVWWSPARMPFLTPVLGPTSTWRCSTTVSPTGLGGWGGAPHLSDISAALVPPPEPGMVAVFVCPGTLQKVLEPTSTHESEHQSGAWCKDPLQAGDRIYVMPWIPYRTDTLTEYASWEDYVAARHTTTYRLPNRVDGTGFVVYDGAVFYNKERTRNIVKYDLRTRIKSGETVINTANYHDTSPYRWGGKTDIDLAVDENGLWVIYATEGNNGRLVVSQLNPYTLRFEGTWETGYDKRSASNAFMVCGVLYVLRSVYVDDDSEAAGNRVDYAFNTNANREEPVSLAFPNPYQFISSVDYNPRDNQLYVWNNYFVVRYSLEFGPPDPSAGEDDSLPGPATSPPLSTTTTARPTPLTSTASPAATTPLRRAPLTTHPVGAINQLGPDLPPATAPAPSTRRPPAPNLHVSPELFCEPREVRRVQWPATQQGMLVERPCPKGTRGIASFQCLPALGLWNPRGPDLSNCTSPWVNQVAQKIKSGENAANIASELARHTRGSIYAGDVSSSVKLMEQLLDILDAQLQALRPIERESAGKNYNKMHKRERTCKDYIKAVVETVDNLLRPEALESWKDMNATEQVHTATMLLDVLEEGAFLLADNVREPARFLAAKENVVLEVTVLNTEGQVQELVFPQEEYPRKNSIQLSAKTIKQNSRNGVVKVVFILYNNLGLFLSTENATVKLAGEAGPGGPGGASLVVNSQVIAASINKESSRVFLMDPVIFTVAHLEDKNHFNANCSFWNYSERSMLGYWSTQGCRLVESNKTHTTCACSHLTNFAVLMAHREIYQGRINELLLSVITWVGIVISLVCLAICISTFCFLRGLQTDRNTIHKNLCINLFLAELLFLVGIDKTQYEIACPIFAGLLHYFFLAAFSWLCLEGVHLYLLLVEVFESEYSRTKYYYLGGYCFPALVVGIAAAIDYRSYGTEKACWLRVDNYFIWSFIGPVSFVIVVNLVFLMVTLHKMIRSSSVLKPDSSRLDNIKSWALGAIALLFLLGLTWAFGLLFINKESVVMAYLFTTFNAFQGVFIFVFHCALQKKVHKEYSKCLRHSYCCIRSPPGGTHGSLKTSAMRSNTRYYTGTQSRIRRMWNDTVRKQTESSFMAGDINSTPTLNRGTMGNHLLTNPVLQPRGGTSPYNTLIAESVGFNPSSPPVFNSPGSYREPKHPLGGREACGMDTLPLNGNFNNSYSLRSGDFPPGDGGPEPPRGRNLADAAAFEKMIISELVHNNLRGSSSAAKGPPPPEPPVPPVPGGGGEEEAGGPGGADRAEIELLYKALEEPLLLPRAQSVLYQSDLDESESCTAEDGATSRPLSSPPGRDSLYASGANLRDSPSYPDSSPEGPSEALPPPPPAPPGPPEIYYTSRPPALVARNPLQGYYQVRRPSHEGYLAAPGLEGPGPDGDGQMQLVTSL; translated from the exons GGATtgggggggtggggcggggccccCCACCTTTCTGACATCAGCGCTGCCTTGGTCCCTCCTCCCGAGCCGGGGATGGTCGCAG TCTTCGTGTGCCCAGGGACCCTGCAGAAGGTGCTGGAGCCCACCTCGACACACGAGTCGGAGCACCAGTCTGGCGCGTGGTGCAAGGACCCGCTGCAGGCAGGTGACCGCATCTACGTGATGCCCTGGATCCCCTACCGCACGGACACGCTGACCGAGTACGCCTCGTGGGAGGACTACGTGGCCGCCCGCCACACCACCACCTACCGCCTGCCCAACCGCGTGGATGGCACAGGCTTTGTGGTCTATGATGGTGCCGTCTTCTACAACAAGGAGCGCACGCGCAACATCGTCAAGTATGACCTGCGGACGCGCATCAAGAGCGGGGAGACGGTCATCAATACCGCCAACTACCACGACACCTCGCCCTACCGCTGGGGCGGCAAGACCGACATTGACCTGGCGGTGGACGAGAATGGGCTGTGGGTCATCTACGCCACCGAGGGCAACAACGGGCGGCTGGTGGTGAGCCAGCTGAACCCCTACACACTACGCTTCGAGGGCACGTGGGAGACGGGTTACGACAAGCGGTCGGCGTCCAACGCCTTCATGGTGTGCGGGGTCCTGTACGTGCTGCGTTCCGTGTACGTGGATGATGACAGCGAGGCGGCTGGCAACCGCGTGGACTATGCCTTCAACACCAATGCCAACCGCGAGGAGCCTGTCAGCCTCGCCTTCCCCAACCCCTACCAGTTCATCTCCTCCGTTGACTACAACCCTCGTGACAACCAGCTGTATGTCTGGAACAACTATTTCGTCGTGCGCTACAGCCTGGAGTTCGGGCCGCCCGACCCCAGTGCTGGTGAGGACGACTCACTTCCAG gcccagccacTTCCCCACCCCTCAGCACGACCACCACAGCCAGGCCCACGCCCCTCACCAGCACAGCCTCGCCCGCAGCCACCACCCCGCTCCGCCGGGCACCCCTCACCACGCACCCAGTGGGTGCCATCAACCAGCTGGGACCTGATCTGCCTCCAGCcacagccccagcccccagcacccGGCGGCCCCCAGCCCCGAATCTACACGTGTCCCCTGAGCTCTTCTGCGAGCCCCGAGAGGTGCGGCGGGTCCAGTGGCCGGCCACCCAGCAGGGCATGCTGGTGGAGAGACCCTGCCCCAAGGGGACTCGAG GAATTGCCTCCTTCCAGTGTCTACCAGCCTTGGGGCTCTGGAACCCCCGGGGCCCTGACCTCAGCAACTGCACCTCCCCCTGGGTCAACCAGGTGGCCCAGAAG ATTAAGAGTGGGGAGAACGCAGCCAACATCGCCAGCGAGCTGGCCCGACACACCCGGGGCTCCATCTACGCGGGGGACGTCTCCTCCTCTGTGAAGCTGATGGAGCAGCTGCTGGACATTCTGGACGCCCAGCTGCAGGCCCTGCGGCCCATCGAGCGCGAGTCAGCTGGAAAGAACTACAacaag ATGCACAAGCGGGAGAGAACTTGCAAGGATTATATCAAG GCCGTGGTGGAGACAGTGGACAATCTGCTCCGGCCAGAAGCTCTGGAGTCCTGGAAGGACATGAATGCCACGGAGCAGGTGCACACGGCCACCATGCTCCTGGACGTCCTGGAGGAGGGTGCCTTCCTGCTGGCCGACAACGTCAGGGAGCCTGCCCGCTTCCTGGCTGCCAAGGAGAACGTGG TCCTGGAAGTCACAGTCCTGAACACAGAGGGCCAGGTGCAGGAGCTGGTGTTCCCCCAGGAGGAGTACCCAAGAAAGAACTCCATCCAGCTGTCTGCCAAAACCATCAAGCAGAACAGCCGCAATG GGGTGGTCAAAGTTGTCTTCATCCTCTACAACAACCTGGGCCTCTTCCTGTCCACGGAGAATGCCACAGTCAAGCTGGCCGGCGAAGCAGGCCCGGGTGGCCCTGGGGGCGCCTCTCTAGTGGTGAACTCACAGGTCATCGCAGCATCCATCAACAAGGAGTCCAGCCGTGTCTTCCTCATGGACCCTGTCATCTTCACTGTGGCCCACCTGGAG GACAAGAACCACTTCAATGCCAACTGCTCCTTCTGGAACTACTCGGAGCGTTCCATGCTGGGCTACTGGTCGACCCAGGGCTGCCGCCTGGTGGAGTCCAACAAGACCCATACCACGTGTGCCTGCAGCCACCTCACCAACTTTGCCGTGCTCATGGCTCACCGCGAGATC TACCAGGGCCGCATCAACGAGCTGCTGCTGTCGGTCATCACCTGGGTGGGCATCGTGATCTCCCTGGTCTGCCTGGCCATCTGCATCTCCACCTTCTGCTTTCTGCGGGGGCTGCAGACTGACCGCAACACCATCCACAAGAACCTGTGCATCAACCTCTTCCTGGCTGAGCTGCTTTTCCTGGTCGGGATCGACAAGACTCAGTATGAG ATTGCCTGCCCCATCTTCGCCGGCCTGCTGCACTACTTCTTCCTGGCCGCCTTCTCCTGGCTGTGCCTGGAGGGCGTGCACCTCTACCTGCTGCTGGTGGAGGTGTTTGAGAGCGAGTATTCCCGCACCAAGTACTACTACCTGGGCGGCTACTGCTTCCCGGCTCTGGTGGTGGGCATCGCGGCTGCCATTGACTACCGCAGCTATGGCACCGAGAAGGC CTGCTGGCTCCGAGTGGACAATTACTTCATCTGGAGTTTCATCGGGCCCGTCTCCTTCGTTATCGTG GTCAACCTGGTGTTCCTCATGGTGACCCTGCACAAGATGATCCGAAGCTCATCTGTGCTCAAGCCTGACTCCAGCCGCCTGGACAACATTAA ATCCTGGGCTCTGGGGGCCATTGCGCTGCTGTTCCTGCTGGGCCTCACCTGGGCTTTCGGCCTCCTCTTCATCAACAAGGAGTCGGTGGTCATGGCCTATCTCTTCACCACCTTCAACGCCTTCCAGGGGGTCTTCATCTTCGTCTTTCACTGCGCCTTACAGAAGAAG GTGCACAAGGAGTACAGCAAGTGCCTGCGTCACTCCTACTGCTGCATCCGCTCCCCTCCCGGGGGCACTCACGGATCCCTCAAGACCTCAGCCATGCGAAGCAACACCCGCTATTACACAGGGACTCAG AGTCGAATTCGGAGGATGTGGAATGACACTGTGAGGAAACAGACGGAGTCCTCTTTCATGGCGGGTGACATCAACAGCACCCCAACCCTGAATCGAG GTACCATGGGGAACCACCTGCTGACCAACCCTGTGCTGCAGCCCCGTGGGGGCACCAGCCCCTACAACACCCTCATTGCCGAGTCGGTGGGCTTCAATCCCTCCTCGCCCCCGGTCTTCAACTCCCCAG GGAGCTACCGGGAACCCA AGCACCCCTTGGGAGGCCGGGAAGCCTGTGGCATGGACACCCTGCCCCTGAACGGCAACTTCAACAACAGTTACTCCTTGCGAAGTGGGGATTTCCCTCCCGGGGATGGGGGCCCCGAGCCGCCCCGAGGCCGGAACCTAGCTGATGCGGCGGCCTTCGAGAAGATGATCATCTCGGAGCTGGTGCACAACAACCTGCGGGGGAGCAGCAGCGCGGCCAAGGGCCCTCCACCGCCTGAGCCCCCCGTGCCACCTGTGCCAGGGGGCGGGGGCGAGGAAGAGGCAGGCGGGCCCGGGGGTGCTGACCGGGCTGAGATTGAACTTCTCTATAAGGCCCTGGAGGAGCCTCTGCTGCTGCCCCGGGCCCAGTCGGTGCTGTACCAGAGCGATCTGGACGAGTCGGAGAGCTGCACGGCCGAGGACGGCGCCACCAGCcggcccctctcctcccctccggGCCGGGACTCCCTCTATGCCAGCGGGGCCAACCTGCGGGACTCACCCTCCTACCCGGACAGCAGCCCTGAGGGGCCCAGTGaggccctgcccccaccccctcccgCACCCCCTGGTCCCCCCGAAATCTACTACACCTCGCGCCCGCCAGCCCTGGTGGCCCGGAATCCCCTGCAGGGCTACTACCAGGTGCGGCGTCCTAGCCACGAGGGCTACCTGGCAGCCCCAGGCCTTGAGGGGCCAGGGCCCGATGGGGACGGGCAGATGCAGCTGGTCACCAGTCTCTGA